Part of the Gracilimonas sp. genome is shown below.
TTCAGCCTCAGTCAGAAACAGTTTGGCGTCAGGCTAATAAGTACGAAGTTCCTTGTATGGCTTTCGTTAATAAAATGGACAAAGTAGGAGCTGACTTCTACAATGTTATTGACGAGCTTGATGAAAAACTGAATGCGAACCCTATTCCAATTCAGATTCCAATTGGCGCTGAAGCTGACTTTCAGGGCGTTGTTGACCTTATTAATATGAACGCCATCATTTGGGATGATGAGTCTCTTGGTGCTAAGTATGAGGTTGTTGAGATTCCGGAAGATCTGAAAGAGAAGGCTGCTGAGTATCGAGGTATTATGCTTGAGGCGGTTGCTGATCATAATGATACCCTGATGGAAAAGTACCTGATGGAAGAAGAGATTAGTGCTGAAGAAATTATTGAAGCTCTTCGTGAAGCAACTATTTCCAAGGATGTAACACCGGTAATGTTAGGTACCGCCCTTAAGAACAAAGGAGTTCAGGTATTGCTTGATCGTGTTCTGGATTTCATGCCTAACCCTCTGGATATTCCTCCAGTTAAGGGTATAGATCCTGAAACTGAAGAAGAAGTGAAGAAGGCTCCGGATGTAAATGCGCCATTCTCAGCTCTTGCTTTCAAGATTATGACTGATCCTTATGTAGGTAGGCTTACGTTTGCTCGTGTATATTCCGGGCGGCTTGAAAAGGGTTCGTACATTTTAAACTCTTCAACTGGAAATCGTGAGCGTGTTGGTCGATTGCTTGAGATGCACGCTAACGACAAAAAAGATTTAGACTACATTCAGGCAGGAGATATTGCTGCTATTATCGGAATTAAAGAAGTGCACACCGGAGATACTCTGTGTGACGAAGATCATCCGGTAATTCTGGAGCAAATTACATTCCCTGAGCCTGTTATTAAGCTGGCTGTAGAGCCGAAAACCAAGGCCGACAGTGAAAAGCTTTCTACTGGATTGCAGAAGCTGGCAGAAGAAGATCCTACCTTCCAGGTTAAAACTGACCATGAAACAGGTCAGACCACTATTGCCGGAATGGGTGAGCTTCACCTCGAGATTATTGTAGATCGTCTGAGACGAGAATTCAAAGTAGAAGCTAATGTTGGTGCCCCGCAGGTTTCTTATCGTGAAACCATTTCACAAAAAGTGGATCACCGCGAAATCTACAAGAAGCAGACAGGTGGTCGTGGTAAATTTGCTGATATCTCTTTCGAGATTGGGCCAATTGCCGAATTTGAAGATTACGATGGTAATGAAGACAGAATTACCCGCGAAGAAGGATTTATTTTTATTAATGAAATTGTAGGTGGTAATATTCCGCGTGAATTTATCCCATCTGTAATGAAAGGATTCCAGCAGGCGTTATCTGCAGGTATCCAGGCTAACTACTCTGTTGAGAACATCGGAGTTCGTTTGTATGACGGTTCTTACCACGATGTTGATTCTGACCAGTTGAGCTTTGAGTTAT
Proteins encoded:
- the fusA gene encoding elongation factor G; the protein is MSETKQKTDPKILDKIRRTRNIGIMAHIDAGKTTVTERILFYTGRSHRIGEVHDGAATMDWMEQEQERGITITSAATHCIWKDHRINIIDTPGHVDFTVEVERSLRVLDGAVFVLDSVGAVQPQSETVWRQANKYEVPCMAFVNKMDKVGADFYNVIDELDEKLNANPIPIQIPIGAEADFQGVVDLINMNAIIWDDESLGAKYEVVEIPEDLKEKAAEYRGIMLEAVADHNDTLMEKYLMEEEISAEEIIEALREATISKDVTPVMLGTALKNKGVQVLLDRVLDFMPNPLDIPPVKGIDPETEEEVKKAPDVNAPFSALAFKIMTDPYVGRLTFARVYSGRLEKGSYILNSSTGNRERVGRLLEMHANDKKDLDYIQAGDIAAIIGIKEVHTGDTLCDEDHPVILEQITFPEPVIKLAVEPKTKADSEKLSTGLQKLAEEDPTFQVKTDHETGQTTIAGMGELHLEIIVDRLRREFKVEANVGAPQVSYRETISQKVDHREIYKKQTGGRGKFADISFEIGPIAEFEDYDGNEDRITREEGFIFINEIVGGNIPREFIPSVMKGFQQALSAGIQANYSVENIGVRLYDGSYHDVDSDQLSFELCAKLGFRNSARKAKPKILEPVMKVEIITPEEYMGDVIGDLNSRRGIMQSMDSNNEGSVVKAHVPLSEMFGYSTDLRSATQGRAVYSMEFYDYTEVPEAIAQEIIESQT